The stretch of DNA gagagagagagagagagagagcagagcgAGAGAGACGGTAGTCAAGGCAAAGCAAAAACAGTCGTACTCTTGGCGCTTATGATGCATGCGGCGGCGATGGTTCTCTCGATCCCTtccagcagcagctgctgctgccactCGAACTGCCTCCTCTCTTGGCGACTTGCAAACACGAAACCACTCCTTCACCTCTCTAGGAAGCCATCGACGGCAGTCCGTGCAGAGCTGCAGACCTCGGAGCCGACGGCAGCGACCGCttcatcatcttcctcttccattcCGACGCACCGCGTCACAGTTCATGACCGTCAGCGGGGTGTCGTCCATGAGTTCCTCGTCCCGGAGGTAAGCGGACGTTTCCTCGACCCATTTGTCGAAGAACCTCTTGGGTGTCCTGCACATCTATCATGTGTTTGCTTATTTGTTTTGAGTGCAGGACCAATATATACTACACACCGCGGAGTCTCAGAACATATCCCTGCCCTTTGCTTGCAGGCATGGTATGCAATTCTATAGCCTTCCCACCCCCAATCTTTTACTGCGACATTTATGTGAGCATCGAGGGCTTTACCATCTGCCATGTCTTTTTTTGCCTTGTACCTGTTCGACGAAATGGGTGATCACAATGCGCGTTTACTCGATCGGTTGCGTTCGCCTCGAGTTGCCAtcctaatttaaaattttgatgcgTGAACATAAAGGCATTATAACTAACTTTTGGGGACGAGTGTGAATTGTCAGCTGTGATCCAACAAGGCTTCGTGCACTTGCGTTCAGTGAGCTAATCATACATGATCTTTGGTATTACCATCCTCTGCTTTTACCATGTTAGACGGCAAGTCTCGTAGATACTCATACATGAACTTTGTAAGAAACAAGGTAGGATGGTGATGGATGGGGGTTGCATGCACTGGCAATCAGCTAGGATTTCTTTCGAATGCATCAGAAGGTAATGATGGCTCCTGATTGAATTATGCTGCTGTTCAGGTTGCTGCACCAGCTGTGCTGTTCGAGTAAAATCTGGACAAATCAGACAACCTGAGGCTCTCGGAATATCTGCAGAACTGAAAGCTAAGGTTGGGCGCCTTTTATGTTTGTCTTGTGGTTTTTCACAAAATGGTTGTATATCTTACTTAACATTATTGCATGTGCTACGTTTAATCATATACTCATTTAATGAGATATATAGCATTGATGCATTAGATTGCAAACTGGCCTTCCAGTTAGGTACCGAAAATTGTCGTACAACAAGCCATACAAGAACAACACTCGTTTCATAAGACATGATTCTGTGGGTTACACTACACATTGGATATTATAGCTGTTGTGCTTTTCTTGTTCGAGGGGTTCATTTACGTCGTCATCTTACACTATGTGACAAATTCTTGTAGGTTATAGCTGTAGGTGCTATGTTACGGTTTAATTATTTGACTCATGCTTGTCGCAATTAGATATCCAGAGGATGCATTAAAGACCTCTTAATCTCATACTGTTCTTTCAGGGTTATGCATTACTATTCGACTCATACTTGTCGCAATTAGATATCCAGAGGATGCATTAAAGACCTCTTAATCTCATACTGTTCTTTCAGGGATATGCATTACTATTCGACTCATACTTGTCGCAATTAGATATCCAGAGGATGCATTAAAGACCTCTTAATCTCATACTGTTCTTTCAGGGTTATGCATTACTATGTGTGGGTTTCCCATCTTCTGATATTGAAGTTGAAACACAAGATGAGGATGAGGTATTACATTTTGATTGGTATTTGGAAACCATGAAACCATTGTTCGATCGAGTAGTCTCTTTTCAGATACACTGATGTTATGATACATCCACTGACTTTAATCACCTTTTCAGGTATATTGGCTCCAATTCGGACGATATTTTGCACGAGGGCCAATTGTAAGTTTTCTGAGCCTCACAAGATGTTAGTGGATTAAGTACAAGTTTCGGTTATCAGATTCCAGAAGCATATACGAGGGGGCCAAGCGAGTATTACCACCACCACAACAATTTACCAGGAGTTATTCTCACTCCAGATAGAAGATTCAAGTCCACTTATAATTTGATGCCACCCATATTGTGTAATAGCCAGGCTATGCTAATTGCCTAATAATTACATACAAATATTGTGCTAGGTCTCCATTTTGATGCTCCATCACAGTTTGAGAGAACATAGCAagttttactttctttttttaaG from Musa acuminata AAA Group cultivar baxijiao chromosome BXJ2-11, Cavendish_Baxijiao_AAA, whole genome shotgun sequence encodes:
- the LOC135586961 gene encoding ferredoxin C 2, chloroplastic-like, with amino-acid sequence MMHAAAMVLSIPSSSSCCCHSNCLLSWRLANTKPLLHLSRKPSTAVRAELQTSEPTAATASSSSSSIPTHRVTVHDRQRGVVHEFLVPEDQYILHTAESQNISLPFACRHGCCTSCAVRVKSGQIRQPEALGISAELKAKGYALLCVGFPSSDIEVETQDEDEVYWLQFGRYFARGPIERDDYALELAMGDE